The following are from one region of the Amedibacterium intestinale genome:
- a CDS encoding PD-(D/E)XK nuclease family protein has translation MASLHDLRMGDIIVAPSYLHPFLREQLIEENQGCIGIHLHSFYSLLTSWQKEEPQGEIAIISQYRKLIKEMLPSLSIYKETASSLPFLQECYAFIEDMKTWDISIDQLPRETASQKELYAILFPLYPITTSADIQKKTLEKRIHHDFSNIYLYDASFSLKEQKLVDFFIEHGAKHIPMQPVCQKKQFYHAVNKRQEIEGCAQYILQHDISAQDIQITLTDTTYAPIVKQIFERYKIPHTFLSNSHTSIITKRFHALFQYYLRQDEKHFLNCLDCGCFVVEGIESLRSYLEIFPGNITTPFDHLQTIDYQGHVLSPLDLKKLLHLQQKAEEVRQQVTEKLHPFLTSASIEEVFLSICELVKETLSTQHTELQVFLKVQNFLNDVFPYLENMEDFTFYLPYLDKISYDGSIKEMHGAIVTSLTQNCPKKQYQFILGATQNNYPAFSFKKGIFDESYYQFLPYPSMEDRYAHYLKQLEKQLWNAPVLVVSYPLGTYEGKSLEAALEMEQMLGKPESYPLHTSYVPRKTSLEISPQIAKQLFVKDDVLKGSISSLERYIHCPFSYFLRYGLGLREPMQYTFSDSYAGTLSHYVLETLTKTMGKEYAKATSDKIEQLLHKEIEEIKEIFPSSASSYSLLEKRLFTNLTQTLQRLEDMEEHSHLKPWKQEEPFTYTLPVKEDVKLQLYGIIDRIDADGNLASILDYKSSIKTLSEPKVFAALQLQLLTYSIVVKKMHKEVLGAYYVSLKNENIPNIAGQLKRRPVSYTEIGKEEKEALLKKAHRRNGWTMSYQVDILDDDASHIAGVRQNKDGIIKAGKTYSLDQIEKYFTTIYQKIADRILSADISLTPDEDACTFCKYYEICRFHGLYTKKEPFIEPDDALYRKEEEKEDATME, from the coding sequence ATGGCTTCTTTACATGATTTGCGTATGGGTGATATTATAGTAGCCCCTTCGTATTTACACCCTTTTTTAAGAGAGCAGCTGATAGAAGAAAACCAAGGATGTATTGGTATTCATCTGCACTCTTTTTATAGTCTTTTAACTTCGTGGCAAAAGGAAGAACCACAAGGTGAAATTGCGATTATTTCACAGTATCGAAAATTGATCAAAGAGATGCTTCCTTCATTGTCTATATATAAAGAAACAGCTTCTTCTCTGCCATTTCTGCAGGAATGTTATGCCTTTATAGAAGATATGAAAACATGGGATATTTCTATCGACCAGCTGCCAAGAGAAACTGCTTCACAAAAAGAATTGTATGCCATTCTCTTTCCGTTATATCCCATTACAACTTCTGCAGATATACAAAAGAAAACACTGGAGAAAAGAATACATCATGATTTTTCAAACATCTACCTATACGATGCTTCGTTTTCCTTGAAGGAACAAAAACTGGTGGACTTTTTCATAGAACATGGCGCAAAGCACATTCCTATGCAGCCAGTATGTCAAAAAAAGCAGTTTTATCATGCGGTAAATAAACGACAGGAAATTGAAGGATGCGCACAATACATTCTTCAACATGACATATCTGCACAAGACATACAAATTACCTTGACAGATACGACATATGCTCCCATTGTAAAACAGATTTTTGAACGATACAAAATTCCACATACGTTTCTTTCCAATTCGCATACAAGTATCATCACCAAGCGTTTTCATGCCTTGTTTCAATATTACTTGCGGCAGGATGAAAAACATTTTTTAAACTGTCTTGACTGCGGATGTTTTGTGGTAGAAGGAATCGAAAGTCTTCGAAGTTATCTTGAAATTTTCCCGGGAAATATTACAACGCCTTTTGATCACCTGCAAACGATTGATTATCAAGGACATGTATTATCACCCCTTGATCTGAAAAAACTGTTACACCTGCAACAAAAAGCAGAAGAAGTTCGCCAGCAAGTTACAGAAAAACTGCATCCGTTTCTAACATCTGCTTCCATCGAAGAAGTCTTTCTTTCAATTTGTGAGCTTGTGAAAGAAACCTTATCGACACAGCATACAGAGTTACAAGTATTTCTAAAAGTACAAAACTTTTTAAATGATGTCTTTCCCTATTTAGAAAACATGGAAGATTTTACTTTCTATCTGCCTTACCTGGATAAGATTTCCTATGATGGTTCTATCAAGGAGATGCATGGGGCAATCGTTACTTCCCTAACACAAAACTGTCCAAAGAAACAATACCAGTTCATATTAGGGGCAACACAAAACAATTATCCTGCTTTTTCTTTTAAAAAAGGCATTTTTGATGAAAGCTACTACCAATTTCTTCCTTATCCAAGTATGGAAGATCGTTATGCCCATTATTTAAAACAACTAGAGAAACAATTATGGAATGCACCCGTTCTTGTCGTATCGTATCCACTTGGAACCTATGAAGGAAAAAGTCTGGAGGCAGCACTGGAAATGGAACAAATGCTTGGAAAACCAGAGTCTTACCCGCTTCATACTTCTTATGTGCCAAGGAAAACATCCCTTGAAATCTCTCCACAAATCGCAAAACAGCTATTTGTGAAAGATGATGTTTTAAAAGGCTCTATTTCCTCTTTGGAACGTTATATTCACTGTCCTTTCTCTTACTTTTTGCGTTATGGATTAGGACTTCGTGAGCCGATGCAGTATACATTCTCGGATTCCTATGCCGGAACACTTTCTCATTATGTACTGGAAACCCTGACAAAAACGATGGGAAAAGAATATGCGAAAGCAACATCAGATAAAATCGAACAATTACTACATAAGGAAATTGAAGAAATAAAAGAAATCTTTCCTTCATCTGCCAGCAGTTACTCTCTTTTAGAAAAACGATTGTTTACCAATTTAACACAGACACTGCAAAGACTGGAAGATATGGAAGAACACTCCCATCTAAAACCATGGAAACAGGAAGAGCCTTTTACCTATACCTTGCCTGTAAAAGAAGATGTAAAACTGCAGCTGTATGGAATTATTGACCGTATTGATGCCGATGGAAACCTTGCGAGTATCTTGGATTATAAAAGCTCGATAAAAACCTTATCCGAGCCAAAAGTATTTGCGGCATTGCAGTTACAGCTGTTAACTTACTCCATCGTTGTAAAGAAGATGCACAAAGAAGTATTGGGAGCATATTATGTATCTTTAAAAAACGAAAATATCCCAAACATTGCCGGACAGCTAAAACGTCGTCCTGTATCCTATACAGAAATAGGAAAAGAAGAAAAAGAAGCACTGTTGAAAAAAGCACATCGAAGAAATGGATGGACAATGTCTTATCAGGTAGATATTCTGGATGATGATGCAAGCCACATTGCAGGGGTTCGTCAAAACAAAGATGGTATCATAAAAGCAGGAAAAACGTACAGTCTTGATCAGATTGAAAAATACTTTACAACGATTTATCAGAAAATCGCAGATCGCATTCTTTCTGCAGATATATCCTTAACACCAGATGAAGATGCCTGTACTTTCTGCAAGTATTATGAAATTTGCCGTTTTCATGGATTATATACAAAAAAAGAACCGTTTATAGAGCCAGATGATGCGCTCTATCGAAAAGAGGAGGAAAAAGAAGATGCCACAATGGAATGA
- a CDS encoding MATE family efflux transporter, translated as MSEGCIWKKITFFALPLFLGNLFQQLYNTADSLIVGNFLGSNALAAVSSSGNLIFLMVGFFNGIAMGAGVVIARYFGAKDVENMQKAIHTTVAFGLVASVVLTFVGVLLAPQMLIWMDTPSNVLPSSITYFRIYFAGSLGLVMYNIFVGILQAIGDSKHPLYYLIISSITNIVLDIVFISVFHFGVGAAAFATILSQFLSAFLCLVLLMRSRESYRLELKKITFHKKHLGMILRLGIPSGIQNSIIAIANVVVQSNINAFGEMAMAGCGAYSKIEGFAFLPITSFTMALTTFVGQNSGAKEYERTKKGAFFGMMCSMLLAEGIGILIFLFAPALTKAFNNDPQVIQFGVERARTSALFFFLLAYSHCVSAILRGVGKSSIPMFVMLVCWCVIRVSILMFFTPIFHSIQVVYWVYPITWTLSSIVFFLYYKKANWLYA; from the coding sequence ATGAGTGAGGGGTGTATCTGGAAAAAGATTACTTTTTTTGCGTTGCCTTTATTTTTAGGAAATTTATTTCAACAGTTATATAACACAGCGGATTCTTTAATTGTAGGAAACTTTCTTGGAAGCAATGCATTGGCTGCGGTAAGCTCATCTGGGAATTTGATTTTTTTAATGGTTGGATTTTTTAATGGAATTGCGATGGGGGCAGGCGTTGTCATAGCTCGCTATTTTGGCGCAAAAGATGTGGAAAACATGCAGAAGGCGATTCACACTACGGTTGCCTTTGGACTTGTTGCCAGTGTTGTTTTAACGTTTGTTGGTGTTTTGTTGGCACCACAGATGTTAATATGGATGGATACACCATCCAATGTACTGCCATCTTCTATTACATATTTTCGTATTTATTTCGCAGGTTCTTTGGGACTTGTTATGTACAATATTTTTGTGGGTATCTTGCAGGCAATCGGAGACAGCAAACATCCGCTATACTATTTAATTATTTCTTCGATTACCAATATTGTCTTGGATATTGTATTCATTTCTGTTTTTCATTTTGGTGTTGGTGCAGCGGCTTTTGCGACCATCCTATCTCAGTTTTTAAGTGCCTTTCTTTGCCTGGTGTTATTGATGCGAAGCAGAGAATCCTATCGTTTAGAACTAAAAAAGATTACCTTTCATAAAAAACATCTAGGGATGATTCTTCGTTTAGGTATTCCTTCCGGTATACAAAATTCTATTATTGCGATTGCGAATGTAGTTGTACAGTCTAACATTAATGCTTTTGGAGAAATGGCAATGGCAGGATGTGGTGCATATTCCAAAATTGAAGGATTTGCTTTTCTTCCAATTACAAGTTTCACCATGGCACTTACAACCTTTGTTGGACAAAATAGCGGTGCGAAAGAATATGAACGTACAAAAAAAGGAGCTTTCTTTGGGATGATGTGTTCTATGCTTCTGGCAGAAGGTATTGGAATTTTGATTTTTCTATTTGCCCCTGCCTTAACGAAAGCCTTCAACAATGACCCGCAAGTAATACAGTTTGGAGTAGAACGAGCAAGAACCTCTGCCTTATTTTTCTTTTTGCTGGCATATTCTCATTGCGTTTCTGCCATTCTTCGAGGTGTTGGAAAATCCAGTATTCCTATGTTTGTCATGCTGGTATGCTGGTGTGTCATTCGTGTCAGTATTTTAATGTTTTTTACTCCAATTTTCCACAGTATTCAAGTGGTATATTGGGTATATCCGATCACATGGACATTAAGTTCGATTGTTTTCTTTCTTTACTACAAAAAGGCAAATTGGCTGTATGCCTGA
- a CDS encoding UvrD-helicase domain-containing protein — MPQWNEMQLKAIETKQKNVLVSASAGSGKTTVLIERLMRLVMEERVEVDAILAMTFTEAAANEMKKRLAAALQSAYDTSTKEEEKAYITRQLTSIQTAHISTIHSFCLSIIQDYYYIIGLDPARISSIMDNGVMEQAKSEALSKAFDIQYEKQDEDFLHTCMMFSSRAENNDALAACIQNLANLSSSKPNPKQWLEDMKEMYHDIHTLDDIPSFMQDIFFDYLHVQMERYHEVLDRLAYLYEYRYSEEEKKKTAVMKKYGALGEVEKTLEEKDYEAFRLAFRGIAQGIIPTSPDKEDNEYHRLRKQSQELEDELLAILFSSTTFLQDIQTLYPIVSKLVEMTLDYRNAYQTIKEEIQCIDFDDMEHFALEILQAKDGEVADIYRNQFVEIMVDEFQDSNDVQNELVLLICKENNVFRVGDIKQSIYGFRHAKPQLMKGLITNKKENDEVIYLSNNYRSKKMIVDFNNILFKELMNTDGFSCSYAKEDDVETGVPAQNEDNLPICFHAIFHDEIKKENDLILSKNDFKASYISHEILRKHEEENRKWKDFVVLVRSNARKENLKAAFDKLNIPYFIDVKSGFYQSNAVQIMLSTLRALLHPQEDIPFMAAMTSPLFQYNVEDFAHAKLQKEKTQSYYAWFKEHASANFNVFEDLRTNTRTLSLPDMLNLLYNTNDYYSLHTTLQEKTNLDLLYEKAVNFEDSYATGIAGFLSQIEQIKDAQTAEAIPIGSEADVVRVMSIHQSKGLQFPVVYLWSSDSFSMVENKEFCMCDADMGIALKCMDLPQRYVRTTWYRLAMEHKKNKEELEEEMRILYVATTRAQQEMHIVDCVLSLDTYNRPLTMSAIYERNGYSSWILQSFLQNPNPLFTIQEVHQLWNDIPLPEEIHPVSKTFQYQKDTKKLEIITPTAIQKEHLPELNLHKQVRGSSYGTKMHKLMETIGEDTFSIENIKEKAEMLGLQLYDKQMHSITTLYEHPIYQEALQGQCFHELPFMVKKEDMILHGYMDFVSIQDKIMIIDFKTDALEKEEDFKKLYASQLSQYKEAMHILYPSKDIHTYIYSFHLENMIKV; from the coding sequence ATGCCACAATGGAATGAGATGCAGCTAAAAGCCATTGAAACAAAACAGAAAAATGTCCTTGTTTCCGCCTCTGCGGGAAGTGGAAAAACTACGGTACTTATTGAGCGATTGATGCGATTGGTTATGGAAGAGCGTGTAGAAGTCGATGCGATACTGGCAATGACTTTCACCGAAGCTGCCGCCAATGAAATGAAAAAACGACTGGCAGCAGCCTTGCAGTCTGCCTATGACACCAGTACAAAGGAAGAAGAAAAAGCATATATTACAAGACAGCTGACTTCTATACAAACTGCGCATATTTCTACCATTCACTCCTTTTGTCTATCTATTATTCAAGATTATTACTATATCATTGGATTAGATCCTGCCCGTATTTCCAGCATTATGGATAATGGGGTAATGGAACAGGCAAAAAGTGAAGCACTATCCAAAGCATTTGACATCCAATATGAAAAACAGGATGAGGATTTTCTGCATACATGTATGATGTTTTCTTCCCGTGCAGAAAATAACGATGCACTTGCAGCTTGTATTCAAAATCTTGCGAACCTTTCTTCCAGTAAACCAAACCCAAAACAATGGCTGGAAGATATGAAAGAGATGTATCATGATATCCATACCCTTGATGATATTCCTTCTTTTATGCAAGATATCTTTTTTGACTATCTACATGTACAAATGGAACGATATCATGAAGTTTTAGATCGTCTTGCATATTTATATGAATATCGTTACAGTGAAGAAGAAAAGAAAAAAACAGCTGTCATGAAAAAGTATGGAGCACTTGGCGAAGTAGAAAAAACACTAGAAGAAAAAGATTATGAAGCTTTTCGACTGGCATTTCGTGGAATTGCACAGGGAATCATCCCTACCAGTCCAGATAAAGAAGATAATGAATATCATCGTTTACGAAAACAATCACAGGAATTGGAAGATGAACTGCTTGCAATCTTATTTTCTTCCACAACTTTTCTACAGGATATCCAAACCTTATACCCTATCGTTAGTAAACTGGTAGAAATGACATTAGATTATCGAAATGCATACCAAACTATCAAAGAAGAAATACAGTGTATTGACTTTGATGATATGGAACATTTTGCCCTTGAGATTTTACAGGCAAAAGATGGAGAAGTAGCCGATATTTACCGTAACCAGTTTGTAGAAATCATGGTGGATGAATTTCAGGACAGCAACGATGTTCAAAATGAACTTGTATTATTGATATGCAAAGAAAACAATGTATTCCGCGTTGGTGATATCAAACAGTCAATTTATGGTTTCCGTCATGCGAAACCGCAGTTGATGAAAGGATTGATCACAAACAAAAAAGAAAACGATGAAGTTATTTACTTATCCAACAACTATCGTTCTAAAAAAATGATCGTAGATTTCAATAATATTTTATTTAAAGAGCTGATGAATACCGATGGTTTTTCTTGCAGCTATGCGAAAGAGGATGATGTAGAAACTGGGGTTCCTGCACAAAACGAAGATAACCTTCCTATCTGTTTCCATGCGATTTTCCATGATGAAATAAAAAAAGAAAATGATCTTATATTATCCAAGAATGATTTTAAAGCGTCTTATATTTCCCATGAAATTCTTCGAAAACATGAAGAAGAAAATAGAAAATGGAAAGATTTTGTTGTCCTTGTCAGAAGCAATGCCAGAAAAGAAAACCTGAAAGCTGCGTTTGATAAGCTGAACATTCCGTATTTCATTGATGTAAAATCAGGGTTTTATCAGTCCAATGCTGTACAAATTATGTTATCTACTTTACGTGCTCTATTACATCCACAGGAAGATATTCCTTTTATGGCCGCAATGACTTCTCCCTTATTCCAATACAATGTAGAAGATTTTGCCCATGCAAAACTGCAGAAAGAGAAAACACAGTCCTATTATGCCTGGTTTAAAGAACATGCCAGTGCAAATTTTAACGTGTTTGAAGATCTTCGAACAAACACAAGAACACTGTCTTTACCAGATATGTTAAACCTTTTATACAACACAAATGATTACTATTCCTTGCATACAACCTTGCAGGAGAAAACAAATTTAGACTTGTTGTATGAAAAAGCAGTTAATTTTGAAGATAGTTATGCGACAGGGATTGCCGGTTTTTTATCACAGATCGAACAAATCAAAGATGCCCAGACAGCAGAAGCGATTCCCATTGGTAGTGAAGCCGATGTTGTACGTGTTATGAGTATTCATCAATCCAAAGGATTACAGTTTCCTGTTGTTTATTTATGGTCTTCTGATTCCTTCAGCATGGTGGAAAATAAAGAATTCTGTATGTGTGATGCGGATATGGGAATTGCCTTAAAATGTATGGATCTTCCACAGCGTTATGTACGCACAACATGGTATCGTCTAGCAATGGAACATAAAAAAAATAAAGAAGAACTGGAAGAAGAAATGCGTATCTTATATGTTGCGACCACACGTGCACAGCAGGAAATGCATATTGTAGATTGTGTCTTATCTTTGGATACATACAATCGCCCACTTACCATGTCCGCTATTTATGAACGTAATGGATACTCTTCCTGGATCTTACAATCCTTCCTGCAAAACCCAAACCCTTTATTTACTATTCAGGAAGTTCATCAATTGTGGAACGACATTCCTCTTCCAGAAGAAATTCATCCTGTATCAAAAACATTCCAATATCAAAAGGATACAAAAAAACTGGAAATCATTACTCCAACAGCGATTCAAAAAGAACATCTTCCAGAATTAAACCTTCATAAACAAGTGCGAGGAAGCAGTTATGGAACAAAGATGCATAAACTGATGGAAACCATAGGAGAAGATACTTTTTCTATTGAAAACATAAAAGAAAAAGCAGAAATGCTAGGATTACAGCTATATGATAAGCAGATGCATTCCATCACAACTCTGTATGAACATCCCATCTATCAAGAAGCCTTACAGGGGCAGTGTTTTCACGAACTTCCTTTTATGGTGAAAAAAGAAGATATGATTCTTCACGGATATATGGACTTTGTATCTATTCAAGATAAAATTATGATCATTGATTTTAAAACAGATGCATTGGAAAAGGAAGAAGATTTTAAAAAGCTATATGCTTCACAGCTATCCCAGTATAAAGAAGCAATGCATATTTTATATCCATCAAAAGACATACATACGTATATTTACTCTTTCCATTTGGAAAATATGATAAAAGTATAA